The following proteins are co-located in the Hydractinia symbiolongicarpus strain clone_291-10 chromosome 7, HSymV2.1, whole genome shotgun sequence genome:
- the LOC130649380 gene encoding uncharacterized protein LOC130649380: MHRKEEVLFHKNKSPVGLKMVNIQFQILVVVLTATLTDSAAVFVSRRNGKDKNGCGRDLTFPCKSLGYVLETKVTVINLDGGKDELSPLTYEVYKTFQLKRDIAMEGTGKVLPIILMPNHQGTFNRYLFYSSDNHTITVNRIRFYNVSLITVGISFSNIKLHSCVLEHCNDFIARENIMARKDLLNFEITNCKFINSKFNLLFADLRIFNSTIVRSSIHATDVVVVNISNCVFQNIPNVLLTCKLSPFSVVVISNTNFMNTLTLQNAITVSLCSRLYILYSSFEGFKYNTIRMDYVGLATVKRSIFKNNKGILGGALTLTRSRVVVTNSIFLNNTATYGGAIYFTDGTVSLLVENSKFISNTALVLGGSIYAIIEKSLSYSTIVLNNVTMYGNPIYPLSSGVLIYSTIPAFFQNVTMAVSKMLPEWPITDGFTCHDACLASLDHWTVNFTYVCPDNHYVVPVRYGKLKELSSLRCVRCKKNSYTMRQGKFQILHDRSRVLNKYAACLKCPSGGHCDNRITSRDNFWGYASTVQRIVAFLPCPPSYCCSHGKVKCVSYNTCNRYRMGILCGSCKTGYRVNFVDESCILKTGCQKHIFWLLYLFYAIIYTGILLYYKNVFLFILKHIRSFKKTKVLHESVMEPLLDGTEFDREDERNTAIISAVATQEDPCTTPNYHEEVGMIKNISGTKTILFFFYQIEVLLRINENDHQTKSVVGSVKKIISSVFNLQIISEPLSKLCPSKDLTKVGKEVVKISIIPTAMMFLILAFVTKKIYSACITRRREEGELANCQKDVHVKVKSCLIQLTLLGYTGISAFCLRMMNCVNINDTGHLYIQGDVVCYLWWQYLIMVFFSIWIVLFPLSTYLSEKMLTKDHITSSQFYFCFAFPPYAIYRYLKRKRIIPDFNSNQPYDGTKEKDQIIGLFQGPYRSKISNSQSIGRLLYCFDD, from the exons ATGCACAGAAAAGAAGAAGTGctatttcacaaaaataaaagtcCTGTAGGTTTGAAAATGGTTAACATACAGTTTCAAATCTTGGTGGTGGTATTAACAGCGACATTAACAG ATTCAGCAGCTGTATTTGTATCGCGTCGAAATGGAAAAGACAAAAATGGATGTGGACGAGATTTAACATTTCCTTGTAAATCTCTAGGATACGTTCTGGAAACCAAGGTGACAGTAATTAATCTAGACGGAGGTAAAGATGAATTAAGTCCATTAACGTATGAAGTTTACAAAACTTTCCAGCTTAAAAGAGATATCGCAATGGAAGGTACTGGAAAAGTGTTACCGATTATACTAATGCCAAATCACCAAGGAACCTTCAACAGATATCTGTTTTATTCTTCTGATAACCACACCATTACCGTTAATAGAATTAGGTTCTACAATGTCTCTTTAATCACCGTTGGAATATCCTTCTCGAATATAAAATTACATAGCTGTGTTTTGGAGCATTGTAATGATTTTATAGCTCGTGAGAATATCATGGCCagaaaagacttattaaacTTCGAAATAACCAACTGCAAGTTTATTAACTCAAAATTTAATCTACTCTTTGCGGATCTAAGAATTTTTAATAGCACCATAGTTAGATCGTCAATTCATGCTACCGATGTAGTCGTTGTCAATATATCAAATTGTGTTTTTCAAAACATACCCAATGTATTGCTAACTTGTAAACTATCACCTTTTTCCGTTGTTGTTATATCTAATACCAACTTTATGAACACGCTGACGCTTCAAAATGCAATAACAGTATCTCTCTGCTCAAgactttatatattatattctaGCTTTGAGGGCTTCAAATATAACACAATACGTATGGACTATGTAGGTCTGGCGACTGTAAAgcgttcaatttttaaaaacaataagggTATACTAGGTGGTGCTCTAACACTAACAAGAAGCCGGGTAGTTGTTACAAACAGTATCTTTTTAAACAACACAGCAACATACGGAGGAGCAATCTATTTTACAGACGGTACTGTAAGCTTATTGGTAGAGAACTCGAAGTTTATTTCAAACACGGCTTTGGTGTTAGGCGGAAGTATTTATGCCATCATCGAAAAAAGCCTTTCCTATTCAACTATTGTACTTAACAACGTTACTATGTATGGAAATCCGATATATCCATTAAGTTCTGGTGTGTTGATTTATTCAACAATTCcagcattttttcaaaatgtcacAATGGCTGTTTCAAAGATGCTGCCAGAGTGGCCAATTACAGACGGATTTACGTGTCATGATGCCTGCCTTGCAAGCTTAGATCACTGGACAGTCAATTTTACCTATGTCTGCCCAGATAATCATTACGTTGTACCAGTAAGGTATGGCAAACTGAAAGAATTGTCGTCCTTGCGTTGTGTAAGATGCAAGAAAAACTCTTACACCATGCGCCAGGGGAAATTTCAAATCTTACATGATCGTTCTAGAGTCTTAAACAAGTACGCAGCATGCCTGAAATGCCCTTCCGGTGGACATTGTGATAATAGAATTACAAGTCGTGATAATTTTTGGGGTTATGCATCAACAGTTCAAAGAATAGTAGCGTTTTTACCTTGTCCACCATCgtactgctgttcacatggaaagGTCAAATGTGTCTCATACAATACTTGCAATAGATATAGGATGGGCATTTTATGTGGATCATGTAAAACTGGCTACCGAGTAAATTTTGTTGATGAAAGCTGTATCTTAAAAACCGGATGCCAGAAACACATATTTTGGCTACTTTACTTGTTTTATGCAATTATTTATACAGGAATACTCCtttattacaaaaatgtgttcttgtttattttgaaacatatcagaagttttaaaaagacaaaagtTCTACATGAGTCGGTAATGGAACCCTTGCTTGACGGTACTGAATTTGATAGGGAGGATGAACGTAATACGGCCATTATTAGTGCAGTGGCAACACAAGAAGATCCTTGCACAACGCCTAATTATCATGAAGAAGTTGgtatgataaaaaatatttctggaaCAAAgaccattttatttttcttctatCAAATCGAAGTTTTACTGCGAATTAACGAAAACGATCATCAGACAAAATCTGTTGTGGgaagtgttaaaaaaataatttcgtctGTATTCAACttacaaattatttctgaaccgttatcaaaATTGTGCCCAAGTAAAGATCTGACAAAGGTCGGAAAAGAAGTCGTTAAAATATCCATTATTCCAACAGCAATGATGTTTCTTATCTTAGCCTTCgttacaaagaaaatttattcgGCATGTATAACGCGAAGGAGAGAGGAAGGAGAATTAGCGAATTGCCAAAAAGACGTACATGTAAAGGTCAAATCGTGTCTAATTCAACTCACATTGCTAGGTTACACTGGAATTTCAGCATTCTGCTTAAGAATGATGAATTGCGTCAACATAAACGACACAGGTCACTTGTACATACAAGGTGATGTTGTCTGTTATTTATGGTGGCAATATCTTATCATGGTCTTTTTCTCCATTTGGATAGTGTTATTTCCTTTATCAACCTACCTTTCGGAAAAAATGCTGACTAAGGATCATATAACGAGTTCACAATTTTACTTTTGCTTCGCCTTTCCTCCATATGCAATTTATCGCTACCTGAAAAGAAAGCGTATCATTCCTGACTTCAACAGTAACCAACCATATGACGGGACGAAGGAGAAGGATCAAATCATTGGATTGTTTCAAGGACCGTATCGATCAAAGATTTCTAACTCACAATCAATTGGGAGATTATTGTATTGCTTCGACGACTAA
- the LOC130648436 gene encoding gamma-aminobutyric acid receptor subunit rho-3-like, whose translation MLSRANLTRGHYVFKKELNFAKGGIFTAGKIVSIDDVIATVNYDKKIRPYHENEPVNITTQIHIVSLGPIDERTFTYEIGYYHRQWWNDPRLKFNGSSITHNFPPEEQIWIPDPAVVNVRQFTRFRTSVRTVISPQGNVYVSQKTKAVCSCVMDLRMFPMDTQKCPFIIESFAFNAGSLQLFLHASPVTYNNEDVELSGYELLDITAEKLLPQYQLVGSKTSAFVISTTLLQLDILNDSEYYDNLVYTFVVKRTLTYYLFRAYAPTVVLMMFNFGSYWLPPSAVPARITLIVTTVLTNVVILQSATEQTVKVKYVTPMQLFLIVNILFILFSIVEYVFVINFHRVGYKEKKEKFDSDKIVLNSYVLKNHEHANQRKLSIGPTKYDGKQKNLKKSKIDNCFKNKSASKVGFIGLIGSELLTAFRYVQCCLPPRNTAPKHVKKLERNFKKH comes from the exons ATGCTTTCGCGAGCTAATTTAACACGAGGtcattatgtttttaaaaaagaattaaattttgccAAAGGAGGAATCTTCACAG CTGGAAAGATAGTATCAATTGATGACGTTATTGCAACCgttaattatgataaaaaaatacgcCCTTATCATGAGA ACGAGCCAGTCAACATTACTACACAAATACATATAGTATCTCTGGGACCAATAGATGAAAGAACGTTC ACCTACGAGATTGGATATTACCATCGGCAGTGGTGGAATGACCCAAGATTAAAATTTAACGGCTCATCAATTACACACAATTTTCCTCCGGAAGAACAAATATGGATCCCAGATCCCGCCGTGGTCAATGTGAGACAATTCACACGCTTTAGAACATCAGTTCGAACAGTGATATCACCGCAAGGAAATGTCTACGTTTCCCAAAA GACTAAAGCTGTTTGTTCCTGCGTTATGGATCTTAGAATGTTTCCGATGGACACACAGAAGTGTCCCTTCATTATTGAAAGCT tcGCGTTTAATGCTGGCAGTTTGCAACTCTTTCTGCACGCATCCCCTGTTACATACAACAACGAAGATGTTGAATTATCCGGTTATGAACTTCTCGATATCACAGCAGAAAAATTATTACCACAATATCAACTTGTTGGAAGTAAGACATCTGCGTTTGTTATCTCCACGACATTGCTACAACTAGATATTTTAA ATGATTCTGAATATTATGACAATCTGGTTTATACATTTGTTGTGAAGAGAACGCTTACCTACTACCTCTTTCGAGCTTACGCTCCAACTGTTGTGCTAATGATGTTTAACTTCGGCTCTTACTGGCTTCCACCATCTGCAGTACCAGCCCGTATCACACTGATTGTGACTACAGTTCTTACAAACGTTGTCATTCTACAAAGTGCGACAGAGCAAACAGTTAAAGTGAAATACGTGACGCCCATGCAACTCTTCCTGATTGTCAATATACTGTTTATACTCTTTTCCATAGTTgaatatgtatttgtgattAATTTCCACCGAGTTGGATATAAG gaaaagaaagaaaaatttgaTTCCGATAAGATTGTACTAAATTCTTACGTCTTGAAAAACCACGAACATGCCAACCAAAGAAAGTTATCAATCGGACCAACGAAATATGATGGCAAACAGAAAAACTTGAAGAAAAGCAAAATAGACAATTGCTTCAAA AATAAGTCAGCCTCCAAGGTG GGTTTTATAGGTCTTATCGGCTCAGAACTCTTGACGGCGTTCCGATATGTCCAGTGTTGCTTGCCGCCAAGAAACACGGCACCTAAACATGTAAAAAAGCTCGAAAGAAATTTCAAGAAgcattaa
- the LOC130649013 gene encoding glycine receptor subunit alpha-2-like: MHLLLTAICFSFGLIQHSVAQNFHVIDTKIAAGTYDKRIRPRLHEDTVRVTTQIYLLYLGPVNEKTFTYEMGYYHRSWWNDPRLEFNTSIGSITYTKPPADFIWIPDGAVTNAKKIERFDTSVRTVISPNGDVYVSQRMKAICSCPMDLKEFPMDTQKCPFRMESFSYKSKDMELLWHETPIIKENADLEGYVLENIEFTSSLKSYFINNVTENYNNLLLTFVVHRTFAFYFYRMYAPTVVLMVFNFGSFWIPPSAVPARVALIVTTLLINVVILQSVTEQIVKVEYVTAMQLFLLINILFVLLAVVEYLVVLALEIRKTQTQQKSTEEESKKSGIVNKTFKPNVENGNTINVQPIQEKKIPKNLESGRFNAQNIDRWSRLIHPLLYCVFCAVYFGYYKR, encoded by the exons ATGCATTTATTGTTAACTGCGATATGTTTTTCCTTTGGTTTGATCCAACATTCAGTAGCCCAGAACTTTCACGTAATCGATACGAAGATAGCAGCTGGAACATATGACAAAAGAATTCGTCCCAGACTTCACG AGGACACAGTTCGCGTTACAACACAAATTTACCTATTGTATCTTGGTCCAGTGAACGAAAAAACTTTT ACGTACGAGATGGGATATTATCATCGTTCATGGTGGAATGATCCTAGATTAGAATTTAACACCTCAATTGGAAGCATCACTTACACAAAACCACCAGCTGATTTCATCTGGATTCCTGATGGTGCTGTAACTAACGCGAAGAAGATTGAACGCTTCGACACTTCTGTGCGTACCGTAATAAGTCCCAATGGAGATGTTTATGTTTCCCAAAG GATGAAAGCAATTTGTTCATGCCCAATGGATCTTAAAGAATTCCCCATGGATACGCAAAAATGTCCTTTCAGGATGGAAAGCT tcAGTTACAAGTCAAAAGATATGGAACTTTTATGGCATGAAACTCCAATTATCAAAGAAAACGCTGATCTTGAAGGATATGTGCTTGAAAATATCGAATTTACAAGTTCTTTGAAAAGTTACTTTATAAATA ATGTTACAGAGAATTACAACAATTTACTGCTAACATTTGTCGTGCACAGAACGTTCGCGTTTTATTTTTATCGTATGTACGCTCCCACTGTTGTGCTGATGGTGTTCAACTTTGGTTCCTTCTGGATCCCACCATCTGCTGTTCCAGCTCGTGTAGCACTCATTGTCACTACTTTATTGATCAATGTTGTCATACTGCAAAGTGTTACGGAGCAGATTGTGAAAGTTGAATATGTAACAGCTATGCAGTTGTTTTTGTTGATCaacattttgtttgtgttgctTGCTGTTGTGGAGTATTTAGTTGTACTGGCTTTAGAGATAAGAAAAACTCAAACTCAG CAAAAATCAACAGAGGAGGAGAGCAAAAAATCAGgcattgtaaacaaaacattcaaGCCAAATGTCGAAAACGGAAACACAATAAATGTACAACcaatccaagaaaaaaaaattccgaaAAATTTGGAATCAGGACGCTTCAATGCACAAAATATTGATCGTTGGTCTCGATTAATCCATCCACTGCTTTACTGCGTATTTTGTGCAGTATATTTTGGCTATTACAAAAGATAA
- the LOC130649012 gene encoding uncharacterized protein LOC130649012, with protein MYNNIIVFLTISLNFKKTELSNVFISKENGKDEDKCGRYSISACKSLVYAITRSAEVPGTGDLTIQIDGGNNVHDPSIYEVNTSFQVDRNLTLKSTGKVCPTIIIPNYHVMSQQYIFNCKEKYTIKVDNIRFYNAPLAYIQSDMTIKLQNSVVESSFSFVQQLQLAKKSYLNMVITNCSFNNSKLDLISTELTIVNSFINGTSVIRASKIAKCNISNCVFKNTKVLLACKAILLRDQVVSISTSRFINTHKFQNAIRNSGCLKVGVILSYFQGHKHTALALSDIFSVTVDRSHFQNNEGFNGGALVVKKSQGEITQCIFFNNSARNGGAVYFMDGIAGLLIKDSRFILNSAIKLGGSIYSSETGKRTDAQLTLYNVTLRGEPTFPTVSGTLIYSTTVTILRKVSMNILLMSRDWSMTDGFSCNMKCINSIAFQEQNFTYVCPINHNALTVLYGNLKRLVALRCLRCKTTTYSINTGMLQIRNRIPGKSTISKNVNICQQCPSGGNCNNGITSRGNFFGYPSPDKSIVSFIPCPHSYCCSPQNVKCVSYNTCNKNRQGVLCGSCKTDYRVNYFDESCVLKRDCKKHTFWLLYLFCVILYMGGLFYYKKVFLYVLKHVTYARKKTYDLDNLTERLIDKDESNSFDYKEEADNIVAISSVIDHEPSKTTMCLREVNMAMNISGVKTILFFFYQVEILLRIDQNYHQEKTFLAIVKKAISSTFNFQIISVTLSRLCPSEVLTRLGKEFIKASTIPAAMVLFVFAFVARKIYLAWRTKKREVKELHKCHTGFQVKIKSSLIHLTLLGYTEISAFCLRMMNCVTINDTHHLYIQGDVVCYSWWQYLIMVFFSIWIVPFPLSTYLSEKMLAEANITNNQFFICFAFPPYTIYCYVAGTQIIPDSMENHSCNERKEREKLIDLFQGPYRQKKTNLHSINWEVIVLFRRLILSVLCVCIVNPVLKTFFTFPMLLLFLLHHWYKQPYFNKSLNRLETGSLSALLLFNVFDLIWALDYMYNLTNLAGFKLINPICAWVRDVILVTPPLVIVLILLSAIVKKLIPIITSCLRKKFN; from the exons ATGTACAACAACATTATCGTATTCTTGACAATTTCTCTTAACTTCAAGAAAACTG AATTGTCAAACGTATTCATTTCCAAGGAAAACGGAAAGGACGAAGACAAATGTGGACGGTATTCAATTTCAGCATGCAAATCCTTAGTATATGCTATTACTCGAAGCGCAGAAGTTCCCGGGACAGGAGATTTGACCATTCAAATAGACGGTGGAAACAATGTACATGATCCCTCTATATATGAAGTTAATACGAGCTTTCAAGTTGATAGGAATTTAACGCTAAAAAGTACTGGAAAAGTTTGCCCTACCATTATCATTCCTAATTATCATGTTATGTCACAGCAGTATATTTTTAATTGCAAGGAAAAATATACCATAAAAGTAGATAATATTCGGTTTTACAATGCTCCGTTGGCTTATATCCAGTCTGATATGACTATTAAGCTACAAAATTCCGTTGTTGAAAGTTCATTTAGTTTTGTACAGCAACTACAACTGGCCAAAAAAAGTTACTTAAACATGGTGATTACTAACTGCAGCTTTAATAACTCCAAATTGGATCTGATATCTACAGAGTTAACTATTGTTAACAGTTTCATAAATGGTACATCAGTTATCAGAGCCTCAAAAATTGCAAAATGTAATATATCAAATTGCGTTTTCAAGAATACAAAAGTGCTCCTTGCATGCAAAGCGATACTTTTAAGGGATCAAGTAGTCAGTATATCCACGAGCAGATTTATTAACACTCACAAATTTCAAAATGCAATTCGTAACTCTGGCTGCTTGAAAGTTGGTGTCATATTATCATACTTTCAAGGTCACAAGCACACAGCGTTAGcacttagtgatattttttcagTAACTGTAGATCGTtcgcattttcaaaataatgaaggCTTCAATGGAGGTGCTCTGGTGGTTAAAAAAAGCCAAGGAGAAATTACacaatgcattttttttaataactcagCAAGAAATGGAGGAGCAGTTTATTTTATGGATGGTATAGCTGGTTTACTAATAAAAGATTcaagatttattttaaattcagcTATTAAGTTAGGTGGAAGTATTTATAGCAGTGAAACCGGAAAGAGGACTGATGCGCAGCTTACTCTCTATAATGTCACTTTACGAGGTGAACCAACATTTCCAACGGTTTCTGGTACTTTAATTTACTCAACAACTGTTACAATTCTTCGCAAAGTCAGCATGAATATCTTGTTGATGTCACGAGATTGGTCAATGACAGATGGATTCTCGTGTAACATGAAGTGCATTAACAGTATCGCATTTCAAGAGCAAAATTTTACATATGTCTGCCCGATAAATCATAACGCGTTAACAGTACTCTATGGTAATTTAAAACGACTTGTAGCTCTTCGTTGCCTTAGATGCAAGACAACCACTTATTCGATAAATACCGGAATGCTTCAAATCCGAAATCGTATACCAGGAAAATCCACAATATctaaaaatgttaatatttgtCAACAGTGTCCCTCTGGAGGAAATTGTAACAATGGGATAACCAGTCGTGGTAATTTTTTTGGCTACCCATCACCGGATAAAAGCATAGTATCGTTTATACCTTGTCCCCATTCATATTGCTGCTCCCCACAAAATGTTAAGTGTGTATCGTACAATACTTGCAATAAGAATAGACAAGGTGTTTTATGTGGATCATGTAAAACTGATTACCGAGTGAACTACTTTGATGAAAGTTGTGTTCTTAAAAGGGATTGCAAGAAACACACGTTTTGGTTACTCTATTTGTTCTGCGTCATCTTGTATATGGGAGGACTGTTTTATTACAAAAAGGTGTTCTTGTATGTCTTAAAACATGTTACATATGCCAGAAAGAAGACATATGATCTTGACAATTTAACGGAACGATTGATTGATAAAGATGAAAGCAATAGTTTTGATTATAAGGAAGAAGCAGATAAtattgttgctatttcttcagtgataGATCATGAACCTTCCAAAACCACTATGTGTCTCAGAGAAGTTAATATGGCAATGAATATTTCAGGAGtgaaaactattttgtttttcttttatcaagTTGAAATTTTGTTGCGAATTGACCAAAACTAtcaccaagaaaaaacatttctggCGATTGttaaaaaagccatttcttCTACGTTCAATTTCCAAATCATTTCAGTAACGTTATCAAGATTGTGTCCGAGTGAAGTTCTCACAAGACTTGGTAAGGAATTTATTAAGGCATCGACAATTCCAGCAGCAAtggttctttttgtttttgcctTTGTCGCAAGAAAAATCTATTTAGCATGGAGAACAAAAAAGAGAGAGGTTAAAGAGTTGCACAAATGCCACACAGGCTTTCAAGTGAAGATCAAATCATCGCTTATCCATCTTACTTTGCTAGGTTACACTGAAATTTCAGCATTCTGCTTAAGAATGATGAATTGTGTCACTATAAACGACACACATCATTTGTACATACAAGGTGATGTTGTCTGTTATTCATGGTGGCAATATCTTATCATGGTGTTCTTTTCCATCTGGATTGTCCCATTTCCGTTATCAACCTATCTCTCGGAAAAAATGCTGGCTGAGGCTAATATAACGAATAACCAATTCTTCATCTGCTTCGCATTTCCTCCATATACAATCTACTGTTACGTGGCGGGGACACAAATCATTCCTGACTCAATGGAAAATCATTCATGCAATGAAAGGAAAGAGAGAGAGAAACTTATTGATCTTTTTCAGGGACCATATCGACAAAAGAAAACTAACCTTCATTCAATTAATTGGGAAGTCATTGTCTTATTCCGGCGACTTATTCTCTCTGTTCTATGTGTATGCATAGTCAACCCggttttaaaaacgttttttacaTTTCCGATGCTTCTGTTATTTCTGTTGCATCATTGGTATAAACAGCCTTATTTCAACAAATCATTAAACCGTTTGGAAACCGGGTCGCTTTCAGCTCTACTGCTCTTCAACGTCTTCGATTTAATCTGGGCTCTGGATTACATGTATAA